Proteins co-encoded in one Planctomycetota bacterium genomic window:
- the rpsG gene encoding 30S ribosomal protein S7, producing MPAKFKSFEHLLRPDPRFKNKMVGKFINCLMRGGKKSLAQQIFYDALGEVKKKVPDKEPVDIFLTAINNVKPVIEVRSRRVGGATYQVPVPVPAKRQISLAYRWIIGAARGKKGRPMHLKLADELHAAYRGEGEAMKKREDVHKMAEANKAFAHLAY from the coding sequence TGAGGCCGGACCCCCGCTTCAAGAACAAGATGGTGGGGAAGTTCATCAACTGCCTCATGCGGGGAGGCAAGAAGTCGCTGGCCCAGCAGATCTTCTACGACGCCCTCGGCGAGGTGAAAAAGAAGGTGCCCGACAAGGAGCCCGTGGACATCTTCCTGACCGCCATCAATAACGTCAAACCCGTCATTGAGGTGCGCTCCCGGCGCGTCGGCGGCGCCACCTACCAGGTCCCCGTCCCCGTGCCCGCCAAGCGCCAGATCTCCCTGGCCTACCGCTGGATCATCGGCGCCGCCCGCGGGAAGAAGGGCCGGCCCATGCACCTCAAGCTCGCCGACGAGCTGCATGCCGCCTACCGCGGCGAGGGCGAGGCCATGAAGAAGCGCGAGGACGTCCACAAGATGGCGGAAGCCAACAAGGCTTTCGCCCACCTCGCGTACTAG
- the fusA gene encoding elongation factor G: MSLERIRNFGIIAHIDAGKTTTTERVLFYTRKIHKVGNVDEGTTETDWHPEERRRGISIFSAAVTCEWRGHMLNLIDTPGHVDFTAEVERSLRVLDGAVVVFDAVHGVEAQSETVWRQAVRYGVPRLVYVNKMDRPGASYEGALESMRRKLSARPVPVTIPCGAESAFRGVIDLLSMTLLTFQGERGEEVQRAPLPDELRAEAEMYRESLVETASEFSDEVLAGALEGRPVPEAALRAALRAGAVAGKIQPAYAGSSLHNQGVQPLLDGVVDFLPSPADVPVVSGRDPETDEPRSLDLRKDRVLCALAFKTETDKHGELTYVRVYTGTLRAGDAFYNPRLGRMERTQQMYRMFSHARAESLLEAGPGEIVALVGLKQTMTGDTLCDRKRPIVLEAMRFPEPVLSVSIEPRSSADKDKLDEVLRRLMKDDPTFKVGQDPDTGQTILHCMGELHAEILLYRIRNEFNVPANIGEPRVAYREAILAPARAEERCAVKAGEKTLFGHVELELRPSPGALAPVVKVELPPDREKDLRRFLPAIKEGALSAAGSGALAGFPMIYLEVAVVGGSVTPESAEPAYSAAAVNAFARALREAPSTILEPHMKFEVTVPDEYAGGVLHDLQRRGAEITDVSAAGGARSIRGHVPLSKMFGYTTTLRSLTQGRGQHLLEPFEYRPLPPEELERFKG; the protein is encoded by the coding sequence GTGAGCCTCGAACGGATCCGCAACTTCGGCATCATCGCCCACATCGACGCCGGAAAGACCACGACCACGGAGCGCGTCCTCTTCTACACGCGCAAAATCCACAAGGTCGGCAACGTCGACGAGGGCACCACCGAGACGGACTGGCACCCCGAAGAGCGCCGCCGGGGGATCTCCATCTTTTCGGCCGCCGTCACCTGCGAGTGGCGAGGCCACATGCTCAACCTCATCGACACGCCCGGACACGTGGACTTCACCGCCGAGGTCGAACGGTCCCTCCGGGTGCTCGACGGCGCCGTCGTTGTCTTCGACGCGGTTCACGGCGTGGAGGCCCAGTCCGAAACCGTCTGGCGCCAGGCCGTCCGGTACGGCGTTCCCCGCCTGGTCTACGTCAACAAGATGGATCGCCCCGGCGCCTCCTATGAGGGCGCCCTCGAGTCCATGAGGCGCAAGCTGTCCGCCCGTCCCGTCCCCGTCACGATCCCGTGCGGCGCGGAATCGGCCTTCCGCGGGGTCATCGACCTTCTGTCCATGACCCTTCTGACCTTTCAGGGCGAACGCGGCGAGGAGGTTCAGCGGGCGCCCCTTCCGGACGAGCTCCGGGCCGAGGCGGAGATGTACCGCGAAAGCCTCGTCGAGACCGCCAGCGAGTTCTCCGACGAGGTGCTGGCCGGCGCCCTCGAGGGGCGGCCCGTTCCGGAGGCGGCCCTCCGCGCCGCCCTGCGCGCCGGCGCCGTCGCGGGGAAAATCCAACCCGCCTACGCCGGTTCGTCGCTTCACAACCAGGGCGTCCAGCCGCTGCTCGACGGAGTGGTGGACTTCCTTCCCTCGCCGGCCGACGTGCCCGTGGTCTCCGGGCGCGATCCCGAAACCGACGAGCCCCGCTCCCTGGACCTGCGCAAGGACCGCGTCCTGTGCGCCCTGGCCTTCAAGACGGAGACGGACAAGCACGGGGAACTGACGTACGTGCGCGTCTACACGGGGACGCTGCGCGCGGGGGACGCCTTCTACAACCCCCGTCTGGGCCGCATGGAGCGCACCCAGCAGATGTACCGCATGTTTTCCCACGCCCGCGCGGAGAGCCTCCTTGAAGCCGGACCCGGCGAAATCGTCGCCCTCGTGGGCCTCAAGCAGACGATGACCGGAGACACGCTCTGCGACCGCAAGCGCCCGATCGTTCTGGAGGCCATGCGCTTTCCCGAGCCGGTCCTTTCCGTGTCCATCGAGCCGCGCTCCAGCGCGGACAAGGACAAGCTCGACGAGGTGCTGCGCCGCCTGATGAAGGACGATCCCACATTCAAGGTGGGACAGGATCCGGACACGGGCCAGACGATCCTGCACTGCATGGGGGAGCTTCATGCGGAGATTCTTCTCTACCGGATCCGCAACGAGTTCAACGTGCCCGCCAATATCGGCGAGCCCCGCGTGGCCTACCGCGAGGCGATCCTGGCCCCCGCGCGGGCCGAGGAGCGCTGCGCGGTGAAAGCGGGGGAGAAAACGCTCTTCGGGCATGTGGAGCTGGAGCTTCGGCCCAGCCCGGGGGCCCTGGCTCCGGTCGTGAAGGTGGAGCTTCCGCCCGATCGGGAGAAGGATCTGCGGCGGTTCCTCCCGGCGATCAAGGAAGGGGCGCTTTCCGCGGCGGGGTCGGGGGCGCTGGCCGGGTTCCCGATGATCTATCTCGAAGTGGCGGTCGTCGGCGGATCGGTCACGCCGGAATCGGCCGAGCCGGCCTACAGCGCCGCCGCGGTCAACGCCTTCGCCAGGGCGCTCCGGGAGGCTCCTTCGACGATTCTCGAGCCGCACATGAAGTTCGAGGTGACGGTTCCCGACGAATACGCCGGAGGGGTCCTCCACGACCTGCAGCGCCGGGGGGCGGAAATCACGGACGTGTCGGCCGCGGGAGGCGCCCGGTCGATCCGCGGGCACGTGCCGCTGTCGAAGATGTTCGGGTACACGACGACGCTGCGGTCGCTCACCCAGGGGCGGGGGCAGCATCTGCTGGAACCCTTCGAATACCGGCCGCTGCCGCCCGAGGAACTGGAGCGGTTCAAAGGATAA
- the rpsJ gene encoding 30S ribosomal protein S10, with protein sequence MAQRIRIRIEGYDHEIIDQSAMEIVNTAKRTGAKVRGPIPLPTKIERITVLRSPHVDKKSREQYEIRTHKRVVDITEPTAKTIDELRNLNMPAGVDIRVKAMLDEK encoded by the coding sequence ATGGCCCAGAGAATACGCATTCGGATCGAAGGCTACGACCACGAGATCATCGACCAGTCGGCGATGGAGATCGTCAACACCGCCAAGCGCACGGGCGCCAAGGTGCGCGGTCCCATCCCGCTGCCCACGAAGATCGAGCGGATCACCGTGCTGCGTTCCCCTCACGTGGACAAGAAGTCCCGCGAGCAGTACGAGATCCGGACCCACAAGCGCGTCGTCGATATCACCGAACCCACGGCCAAGACGATCGACGAGCTGCGGAACCTCAACATGCCCGCGGGCGTCGACATCCGCGTCAAGGCCATGCTGGACGAGAAGTAG
- the rplD gene encoding 50S ribosomal protein L4: protein MAELPLYAKDGSNAGTITVDEKVFGDKVRKRLLHQVIVIYEANRREGNAHTKTRGEVEGSTRKPWPQKHTGRARAGTIRSPLWVKGGVVFGPRKREYRLTLTDSMRRAALDSALLGKIRDKEVSVIEGVEFSKPRTKDMAGLLRRIGFTRTVLLALPKAERNVYLSARNLQDVTVRPVQELNAYEVLRHKNLLLTREALEALLARRKAAASDGGAKA from the coding sequence ATGGCGGAACTTCCTCTCTACGCGAAGGACGGGTCGAACGCCGGCACGATCACGGTGGACGAGAAGGTCTTCGGCGACAAGGTCCGCAAGCGCCTCCTTCACCAGGTGATCGTGATCTACGAAGCCAACCGGCGCGAAGGAAACGCCCACACGAAGACCCGGGGCGAGGTCGAGGGGTCCACGCGCAAACCCTGGCCTCAGAAGCATACGGGGCGCGCCCGGGCCGGAACGATCCGCTCGCCGCTGTGGGTCAAGGGCGGCGTGGTCTTCGGCCCGCGCAAGCGGGAATACCGCCTGACCCTTACCGATTCCATGCGCCGCGCGGCCCTCGACAGCGCGCTTCTCGGAAAGATTCGTGACAAGGAAGTCTCCGTCATCGAGGGCGTGGAGTTCTCCAAGCCCCGCACCAAGGATATGGCCGGTCTCCTTCGCCGGATCGGATTCACGCGGACGGTGCTCCTGGCCCTTCCCAAGGCGGAGCGGAATGTCTATCTTTCGGCCCGGAACCTTCAGGACGTCACGGTCCGTCCCGTCCAGGAACTCAACGCCTACGAGGTCCTTCGCCATAAGAATTTGCTTCTGACGCGCGAGGCGCTGGAGGCCCTTCTGGCCCGCCGGAAGGCCGCGGCGTCCGACGGGGGGGCCAAGGCATGA
- the rplW gene encoding 50S ribosomal protein L23 gives MKNPWEIIRKPLVTEKSMAKQQKGVYTFIVAREATKPEIKNAVEQAFRDKNIRVGEVRVVNVKGKSKRMKNQVLEGRRRDWKKAYVTLVEGRLDII, from the coding sequence ATGAAGAACCCCTGGGAAATCATCCGCAAGCCCCTCGTCACCGAGAAGTCGATGGCGAAACAGCAGAAAGGCGTTTACACCTTCATCGTCGCCCGGGAAGCGACCAAGCCCGAGATCAAGAACGCCGTCGAGCAGGCGTTCCGGGACAAGAACATCCGGGTGGGCGAGGTGCGCGTCGTCAACGTGAAGGGCAAGAGCAAGCGGATGAAGAACCAGGTTCTGGAGGGCCGCCGCCGGGACTGGAAGAAGGCGTACGTGACCCTCGTCGAAGGAAGGCTGGACATCATCTGA
- the rplB gene encoding 50S ribosomal protein L2: protein MPVREYKPITPGRRGATVSDFSDITKTEPEKRLTEALRKTGGRNNVGRLSVRHIGGGHKRRYRVIDFRRDKDDVPGVVEAIEYDPNRSPRIALVKYRDGERRYILAPQGLNVGDEVLSGEKVEPKVGNAMPLRNIPTGLLIHNVELTPGRGGQLVRSAGTFAQLLAKEGNYADVLLPSGEIRKIHVRCRATIGQLGNADWANVVLGKAGRKRWLGIRPTVRGKAMNPISHPCGGGDGRGGVGRHPCNWKGTKLAKGGKTRRAKKPSGRFIVRFRRQGPQQNTRR from the coding sequence ATGCCGGTACGGGAATACAAGCCGATCACGCCGGGCCGCCGCGGGGCCACGGTTTCGGACTTCTCGGACATCACCAAGACGGAGCCCGAGAAGCGCCTGACCGAGGCGCTGCGCAAGACCGGCGGGCGCAACAACGTGGGGCGCCTCTCCGTCCGCCACATCGGCGGCGGCCACAAGCGGCGTTACCGGGTCATTGACTTCCGGCGGGATAAGGACGACGTCCCCGGGGTCGTGGAAGCCATCGAGTACGATCCCAACCGGTCGCCCCGCATCGCGCTGGTCAAATATCGCGACGGTGAGCGCCGGTACATTCTGGCGCCGCAGGGGCTCAACGTGGGGGACGAGGTCCTCTCCGGCGAGAAAGTGGAGCCCAAGGTGGGCAACGCCATGCCCCTGAGGAACATCCCGACGGGGCTGCTCATCCATAACGTCGAATTGACGCCGGGGCGCGGCGGGCAGCTCGTGCGGAGCGCCGGCACGTTCGCGCAGCTTCTGGCCAAGGAAGGAAATTACGCGGACGTGCTTCTTCCCTCCGGGGAGATCCGCAAGATCCACGTGCGCTGCCGCGCCACGATCGGCCAGCTCGGCAACGCCGACTGGGCCAACGTGGTTCTCGGCAAGGCGGGGCGCAAGCGCTGGCTGGGCATTCGTCCGACCGTGCGCGGAAAGGCCATGAACCCGATTTCGCACCCCTGCGGCGGCGGCGACGGCCGCGGCGGCGTGGGGCGCCATCCGTGCAACTGGAAGGGGACCAAGCTCGCCAAGGGCGGCAAGACCCGCCGGGCCAAGAAGCCGTCGGGGCGCTTCATTGTGAGGTTCCGGCGCCAGGGTCCCCAGCAGAATACGCGAAGGTAA
- the rpsS gene encoding 30S ribosomal protein S19: MSRSLKKGPYVDPKLAAKVAKARSAGARDPIKTWSRRSTIVPDFVNQTFLVHNGKTFVKVFVTEDMVGHKLGEFAPTRTFRGHPGTREAAAAEGKAPAGGKS; the protein is encoded by the coding sequence ATGAGCCGTTCGCTCAAGAAGGGGCCGTACGTCGATCCGAAGCTGGCGGCCAAGGTCGCCAAAGCCCGCTCCGCCGGAGCCCGCGATCCCATCAAGACCTGGTCGCGGCGGTCGACGATCGTTCCCGACTTCGTCAATCAGACGTTCCTGGTGCACAACGGAAAGACCTTCGTCAAGGTGTTCGTGACGGAGGACATGGTGGGGCACAAGCTCGGCGAGTTCGCCCCCACGCGCACGTTCCGGGGTCATCCGGGCACGCGCGAGGCGGCCGCCGCCGAAGGCAAGGCCCCGGCCGGAGGGAAGAGCTAG
- the rplV gene encoding 50S ribosomal protein L22, translated as MAAVDAPTSAPKGDAPAALPPRFTARLRYARISARKMRAVVDLIRGKDYNTAISILRACPKRGAMFCKKLLESAYGNAVNEARERNLDLDGNRLHLVEARVDPGPMIKRWRPSSVRRPYMIRKRLCHVIFTLEERELKESKKDRARRQKAERQRAKAAAGAAAPGGGKGAAPEKPPGPAPTTEEKK; from the coding sequence ATGGCCGCCGTCGACGCCCCGACCTCCGCCCCGAAGGGCGATGCGCCCGCGGCTCTTCCGCCGCGGTTCACCGCGCGCCTGCGGTATGCGCGCATCTCGGCCCGGAAAATGCGGGCCGTCGTGGACCTCATCCGGGGGAAGGATTACAACACCGCCATCTCGATCCTGCGGGCGTGCCCCAAGCGGGGCGCCATGTTCTGCAAGAAGCTTCTCGAGAGCGCCTACGGGAACGCCGTCAATGAGGCGCGGGAACGGAACCTCGACCTCGACGGGAACCGCCTCCACCTCGTGGAAGCGCGCGTGGATCCGGGGCCGATGATCAAGCGGTGGCGGCCGTCGTCGGTGCGCCGTCCGTATATGATCCGCAAACGGCTCTGCCACGTGATCTTCACGCTGGAGGAGCGCGAGCTCAAGGAATCCAAGAAGGACCGGGCGCGCCGCCAGAAGGCGGAGCGGCAGCGCGCCAAGGCGGCCGCGGGCGCGGCCGCGCCGGGAGGCGGCAAGGGCGCCGCCCCCGAGAAGCCCCCCGGACCCGCCCCGACGACGGAGGAGAAGAAGTAG
- the rpsC gene encoding 30S ribosomal protein S3: protein MGQKVNPLAFRMGVTDVWRSRWYAGKKNFGDWLVQDYRIRQFIRKEYGFAGIARIDVERIGEKVKVTLFAARPGLIIGKRGAKVDKLSEDVGGLVGRSVEVDVKELDNPELNAQIVAEAIAEQLQKRSPYRRTMRRYGEMVMDLGAKGVKLICKGRLGGAEIARSERLVLGRIPLNTLRADIDYGTATAVLTKGTIGVKVWVYKGEKFEEKRKPVPAAAGTPA from the coding sequence ATGGGCCAGAAGGTCAACCCGCTCGCCTTCCGTATGGGCGTCACCGACGTGTGGCGCTCGCGCTGGTACGCCGGGAAGAAGAATTTCGGCGACTGGCTCGTCCAGGACTACCGCATCCGGCAGTTCATCCGGAAGGAGTACGGGTTCGCCGGGATCGCCCGCATCGACGTCGAGCGCATCGGCGAGAAGGTGAAGGTGACCCTCTTCGCCGCGCGGCCCGGGCTTATTATCGGGAAGCGCGGCGCCAAGGTGGACAAGCTCAGCGAGGACGTCGGGGGCCTGGTCGGCCGCTCGGTCGAGGTGGACGTCAAGGAACTGGATAACCCCGAGCTCAATGCTCAGATCGTCGCGGAGGCGATCGCCGAGCAGCTCCAGAAGCGCTCCCCCTATCGCCGGACCATGCGGCGGTACGGGGAGATGGTCATGGATCTGGGCGCCAAGGGCGTCAAGCTCATCTGCAAGGGCCGCCTGGGCGGGGCCGAGATCGCCCGTTCGGAGCGGCTGGTTCTGGGCCGCATCCCCCTGAACACGCTGCGCGCGGACATCGACTACGGCACGGCCACCGCCGTTCTGACGAAGGGGACGATCGGCGTGAAGGTCTGGGTCTACAAGGGCGAGAAATTCGAGGAAAAGCGCAAACCCGTCCCCGCCGCCGCGGGGACCCCGGCGTAA
- the rplP gene encoding 50S ribosomal protein L16, whose amino-acid sequence MLMPKRVKYRKSQRGRIKGVATRCNRVAFGDFGLMSLESGWLSAKEIEAGRVAASHAMGTEGRLYIRVFPHKSVTAKPAEVRMGQGKGEPEYYAAVIRPGTVLYEVAGVTEDFARQLFSNIAHKMSLRCKMVRRHG is encoded by the coding sequence ATGTTGATGCCCAAGCGGGTCAAGTACCGCAAGAGCCAGCGCGGCCGGATCAAGGGCGTGGCCACGCGGTGCAACCGCGTCGCCTTCGGCGATTTCGGCCTGATGTCCCTGGAATCCGGGTGGCTCTCCGCCAAGGAGATCGAGGCGGGCCGCGTGGCCGCCAGCCACGCCATGGGCACCGAGGGGCGCCTGTACATCCGCGTCTTCCCCCATAAATCCGTCACGGCCAAACCCGCGGAGGTCCGGATGGGCCAGGGCAAGGGCGAGCCGGAGTACTACGCCGCCGTCATCCGGCCGGGAACGGTCCTGTACGAGGTCGCCGGCGTCACCGAGGATTTCGCGCGCCAGCTTTTCAGCAACATCGCCCATAAGATGTCCCTCCGATGCAAGATGGTGCGCCGCCATGGCTAA
- the rpmC gene encoding 50S ribosomal protein L29, with protein MAKGKKNYHEMPDEELKRELDGLVQGLFNLRFRKVTDVVEDPAAFKKHRREIARIKTILRAREIKAAKK; from the coding sequence ATGGCTAAGGGGAAGAAGAACTACCACGAGATGCCCGACGAGGAGCTCAAGCGGGAGCTCGACGGCCTCGTCCAGGGCCTGTTCAATCTGAGGTTTCGAAAGGTCACCGACGTCGTCGAGGACCCGGCGGCCTTCAAGAAGCACCGTCGCGAAATCGCCCGGATCAAGACCATCCTTCGCGCCCGTGAAATCAAAGCCGCAAAAAAGTAA
- a CDS encoding TraR/DksA C4-type zinc finger protein, translating to MKSKPQKSKASGKSAGKAKADPAPSKAGLSKSELNEFRDLLLHRKRVLQGDVRGLEGEAMKKGPDGAGDLSTLPMHLADLGTDSFEQDISLGLMESESDELQQIEEALERIRDGSFGLCEGCHKKIPKERLRAIPYARLCVHCKKKEEGL from the coding sequence GTGAAATCAAAGCCGCAAAAAAGTAAAGCGTCCGGAAAATCCGCCGGAAAGGCCAAGGCCGACCCCGCGCCTTCGAAGGCCGGACTGAGCAAGTCCGAGCTCAACGAGTTCCGGGATCTCCTTCTTCATCGCAAGCGCGTCCTCCAGGGGGACGTCCGCGGCCTGGAGGGGGAGGCCATGAAAAAGGGACCCGACGGCGCGGGCGACCTGTCCACCCTTCCCATGCACCTGGCGGATCTGGGCACGGACAGCTTCGAACAGGACATCTCCCTGGGCCTCATGGAAAGCGAAAGCGACGAGCTTCAGCAGATCGAGGAGGCTCTCGAACGCATCCGCGACGGCAGCTTCGGACTCTGCGAGGGCTGCCACAAGAAAATTCCCAAGGAGCGCCTTCGCGCCATTCCCTACGCCCGCCTCTGCGTGCATTGCAAGAAGAAGGAAGAGGGCCTATAA
- the lspA gene encoding signal peptidase II encodes MRHAALFLAIALTGAALDLLTKHLAFQHVPRGGEIVVIDGFFSLGHTTNPGIIFGKFPAGRTLWLIVSIAAIPAILAIFFSVRNPRWILTVTLGMILAGTLGNMYDRVFTAEHAVRDFIKFYYRTASGEERVWPLFNLADSYICVGVFLLSIEMLFFDEKKKKKAPAPPAPEPAPASAPSPGPDPAAP; translated from the coding sequence ATGCGCCATGCCGCGCTCTTCCTGGCCATCGCCCTCACCGGCGCGGCCCTCGACCTGCTGACCAAGCACCTGGCCTTCCAGCACGTCCCCCGCGGCGGCGAGATCGTCGTCATCGACGGATTCTTCAGCCTGGGCCATACCACCAACCCGGGGATCATCTTCGGGAAGTTCCCCGCGGGCCGCACCCTCTGGCTCATCGTCTCCATCGCCGCCATCCCGGCGATCCTGGCCATCTTTTTCTCGGTCCGCAACCCGCGCTGGATCCTCACCGTCACCCTCGGCATGATCCTGGCCGGCACGCTGGGGAACATGTACGACCGCGTCTTCACCGCCGAGCACGCCGTCCGCGATTTCATCAAGTTCTACTACCGCACCGCGTCGGGCGAGGAACGCGTCTGGCCGCTCTTTAATCTGGCGGACTCCTACATCTGCGTGGGCGTCTTCCTCCTGTCGATCGAGATGCTCTTCTTCGACGAGAAGAAAAAGAAAAAGGCCCCCGCGCCTCCGGCCCCGGAGCCCGCCCCCGCGTCCGCGCCGTCCCCCGGCCCGGATCCCGCCGCCCCATGA
- a CDS encoding dihydroorotate dehydrogenase gives MTADLSVRLGPLELANPVLVASGTFGALMDRVLDVGRLGGVVEKTITLEPRKGNPHPRVWETPGGMLNSIGLDGPGLEGWIRKRYPQVKDYPCRLILSVSGRTVEEFALLVRRLDQLPRVDAFELNISCPNVSHGMDFATDPALTEQVVRLCKRATSRPVFAKLTPNVTDIVAIARAAVAGGADGLSAINTLRGMAIDWRTRRPCIGAVTGGLSGPAVRPVAVRMVWEIAGALPGVPVLGIGGITTVDDALEFIVAGASAVQVGTANFRDPAAAARIVEALPARLAEAGVARVRDLIGTCAVKPGGGSPSLPPEGGPV, from the coding sequence ATGACGGCCGACCTCTCCGTCCGGCTCGGCCCCCTGGAACTGGCCAACCCGGTGCTCGTCGCCTCCGGAACCTTCGGCGCGCTCATGGATCGCGTCCTCGACGTCGGACGCCTCGGGGGCGTCGTCGAGAAAACCATCACCCTCGAGCCGCGCAAGGGCAACCCGCATCCCCGCGTGTGGGAAACCCCCGGCGGCATGCTCAACTCGATCGGACTGGACGGACCCGGCCTCGAAGGCTGGATCCGCAAGCGTTATCCCCAGGTGAAGGATTACCCCTGCCGCCTGATCCTCAGCGTCTCGGGCCGCACCGTCGAAGAGTTCGCGCTCCTCGTGCGGCGCCTGGACCAGCTTCCCCGCGTGGATGCCTTCGAGCTCAACATCTCCTGCCCGAACGTCTCCCATGGGATGGACTTCGCCACCGACCCGGCCCTCACCGAGCAGGTGGTGCGCCTCTGCAAGCGGGCCACCTCCCGCCCCGTCTTCGCCAAACTCACTCCCAACGTCACCGACATCGTCGCGATCGCCCGCGCCGCCGTCGCGGGCGGAGCCGACGGCCTTTCGGCCATCAACACGCTCCGGGGCATGGCCATCGACTGGAGGACCCGCCGGCCCTGCATCGGCGCCGTCACGGGCGGCCTTTCGGGCCCCGCCGTCCGCCCCGTCGCCGTCCGCATGGTCTGGGAAATCGCCGGCGCCCTCCCGGGCGTCCCCGTCCTCGGAATCGGGGGCATCACGACCGTCGACGACGCGCTCGAATTCATCGTGGCCGGCGCCTCGGCCGTCCAAGTGGGCACCGCCAACTTCCGCGATCCCGCCGCCGCCGCCCGCATCGTGGAGGCCCTCCCGGCCCGCCTGGCCGAGGCGGGCGTCGCGCGCGTGCGGGACCTCATCGGGACCTGCGCCGTCAAGCCGGGCGGCGGCTCGCCGTCCTTGCCCCCGGAGGGCGGACCGGTATAA